The Mercenaria mercenaria strain notata chromosome 10, MADL_Memer_1, whole genome shotgun sequence genome contains a region encoding:
- the LOC128546449 gene encoding hepatitis A virus cellular receptor 1-like has translation MRKIKHQSFINNTNPLPKDIENVTVSSATLPRPKDIENITVSSATLPWPKDIENITVSSATLPRPKDIENITVPSATLPRPKDIENITVLSATLPWPKDIENITVSSATLPRPKNIENITVLSATLPWPKDIENITVSSATLPWPKNIENITVSSATLPWPKDIENITVSSATLPWPKDIENINVASATLPWPKDIENITVSSATLPRPKDIENITVSSATLPRPKDIENITVLSTTLPRPKNIENITVSSATLPWPKDIENITVLSATLPRPKEIENITVSSATLPTPKDIENITVLSATLPRPKDIENITDIENITVLSATLPRPKDIENITVSSATLPWPKDITLAKEHRKHHSIISNHYPGQRT, from the exons ATGAggaaaat AAAACATCAAAGTTTCATAAACAACACGAATCCTTTGCCAAAGGACATAGAAAACGtcacagtatcatcagcaacaCTACCTAGGCCAAAggacatagaaaacatcacagtatcatcagcaacatTACCTTGGCCAAAGGACATAGAAAACATCACCGTATCATCAGCAACACTACCTAGGCCAAAggacatagaaaacatcacagtaCCATCAGCAACACTACCTAGGCCAAAggacatagaaaacatcacagtatTATCAGCAACACTACCTTGGCCAAAggacatagaaaacatcacagtatcCTCAGCAACACTACCTAGGCCAAAGAacatagaaaacatcacagtatTATCAGCAACACTACCTTGGCCAAAggacatagaaaacatcacagtatcGTCTGCAACACTACCTTGGCCAAAGAacatagaaaacatcacagtatcGTCAGCAACACTACCTTGGCCAAAggacatagaaaacatcacagtatcGTCTGCAACACTACCTTGGCCAAAGGATATAGAAAACATCAACGTAGCATCAGCAACATTACCTTGGCCAAAGGatatagaaaacatcacagtatcatcagcaacaCTACCTAGGCCAAAggacatagaaaacatcacagtatcatcagcaacaCTACCAAGGCCAAAGGATATAGAAAACATTACAGTATTATCAACAACATTACCTAGGCCAAAGAacatagaaaacatcacagtatcatcagcaacatTACCTTGGCCGAAGGATATAGAAAACATTACAGTATTATCAGCAACATTACCTAGGCCAAAGGAAatagaaaacatcacagtatcatcagcaacaCTACCTACGCCAAAGGATATAGAAAACATTACAGTATTATCAGCAACACTACCTAGGCCAAAGGatatagaaaacatcaca GATATAGAAAACATTACAGTATTATCAGCAACATTACCTAGGCCAAAggacatagaaaacatcacagtatcatcagcaacatTACCTTGGCCAAAGGACATTACCTTGGCCAAAGAACACAGAAAACATCACAGTATTATCAGCAACCATTACCCAGGCCAAAggacatag